A stretch of Microbacterium sp. 4R-513 DNA encodes these proteins:
- a CDS encoding sugar phosphate isomerase/epimerase: protein MPVLTSIQLFTLREALESDLDGTLAEVAARGFTAAEPYDFVRRAEPLAAALTAHGIAAPSGHAFLASESFVNPDGSGTSLPVPPPAEVFAAAKTLGMEIVIDPYTAPERWQSVEQIEETARLLNAAAEIGATEGIRVGYHNHAHELEATFDGTTGLEVLAGLLDPRVVLEVDLYWVQRGGVDPVELLQRLGDRVVAVHAKDGTLDAEALAAYPPADQVPAGEGVVPLAEAIEAAPALELAIVEFDHYNGDLYDAIEKSRVYLDGIVR from the coding sequence ATGCCGGTCCTCACGTCCATCCAGCTGTTCACCCTCCGCGAGGCGCTCGAGAGCGACCTCGACGGCACCCTGGCCGAGGTCGCCGCCCGCGGTTTCACCGCCGCCGAGCCCTACGACTTCGTCCGTCGCGCCGAGCCCCTCGCCGCGGCGCTGACGGCGCACGGCATCGCGGCGCCATCGGGCCACGCGTTCCTCGCGTCCGAGTCGTTCGTCAATCCGGACGGCAGCGGAACCTCGCTGCCCGTGCCGCCTCCGGCCGAGGTCTTCGCCGCCGCGAAGACGCTCGGGATGGAGATCGTGATCGACCCCTACACGGCGCCCGAGCGCTGGCAGTCGGTCGAGCAGATCGAAGAGACCGCGCGCCTGCTCAACGCCGCCGCCGAGATCGGCGCGACCGAGGGCATCCGCGTCGGCTACCACAACCATGCGCACGAGCTCGAGGCGACCTTCGACGGCACGACGGGCCTCGAAGTGCTCGCCGGCCTCCTCGACCCGCGCGTCGTGCTCGAGGTCGACCTGTACTGGGTTCAGCGGGGCGGAGTCGACCCGGTCGAGCTCCTGCAGCGCCTCGGCGACCGCGTGGTCGCGGTTCATGCCAAGGACGGCACGCTCGACGCCGAGGCCCTCGCCGCCTATCCCCCGGCCGATCAGGTGCCCGCCGGCGAGGGCGTCGTGCCGCTGGCCGAGGCCATCGAGGCGGCCCCCGCACTCGAGCTCGCGATCGTCGAGTTCGATCACTACAACGGCGACCTCTACGACGCGATCGAGAAGAGCCGCGTCTACCTCGACGGGATCGTCCGCTGA
- a CDS encoding TetR/AcrR family transcriptional regulator, with the protein MTDDAPPARSRGSYAKGVARRQEILDRAIEVFAERGSDKTSLRSIAQEVGVTHAALTHYFGSLEELLVEVYRESERRGDRLDPHPPEATPIAMMQESARRNRAVAGLVQLYSTLVAAALEEGHPAAREFATTRFAVLRHDIAERVRINQAEGVLRDDVDPEAVAALVIAASDGLQTQWLLDPDAPQDAALALLEKLLAHP; encoded by the coding sequence ATGACCGACGATGCCCCTCCGGCCCGTTCCCGCGGGTCGTATGCCAAGGGCGTCGCACGCCGGCAGGAGATCCTCGACCGGGCGATCGAGGTGTTCGCCGAGCGCGGGTCCGACAAGACGAGCCTGCGGTCGATCGCGCAGGAGGTCGGGGTGACGCACGCCGCGCTCACCCACTACTTCGGGTCACTCGAGGAACTGCTCGTCGAGGTGTACCGCGAGTCGGAGAGGCGAGGCGACAGGCTCGATCCGCATCCCCCCGAAGCGACGCCGATCGCGATGATGCAGGAGTCCGCGCGGCGCAATCGCGCCGTCGCAGGCCTCGTGCAGCTCTACTCGACCCTTGTGGCGGCCGCGCTCGAAGAGGGGCACCCGGCCGCACGGGAGTTCGCCACCACGCGCTTCGCAGTGCTGCGCCACGACATCGCCGAACGTGTGCGGATCAACCAGGCAGAGGGCGTGCTGCGCGACGATGTCGACCCCGAGGCGGTGGCGGCACTCGTGATCGCGGCATCCGACGGCCTGCAGACCCAGTGGCTGCTCGACCCGGACGCTCCGCAGGACGCGGCGCTCGCGCTGCTGGAGAAGCTGCTCGCGCACCCCTGA
- the helR gene encoding RNA polymerase recycling motor ATPase HelR: MTPLTTSAFDLPPNLAAKADPALIETDERHFVAIAESLAETLAELSERLDALRLLPGGKGQAALERDLEIHRVSARLRALRRFSLDLCLGRIVPEGGGEPVYIGRFGLTDSAGRRLLVDWRAPAAEPFFAATHAHPQGLASRRRYRWGSGRVRDYWDEVFTPAGLESQAALDDQSAFIASLGADRSARMRDVLGTIQADQDAIIRAGSEGALVVDGGPGTGKTVVALHRAAYLLYADPRLGEGSGGVLFVGPHEQYLAYVSDVLPSLGEESVQTCMVRDLVREGAAARPEADPVVARLKADARMVDAIEPAVALYEEPPTKALVIETPWTELVLTPDDWAEAFASPEPGTPHNEARDQVWETVLEILGDQVGERLGDDDAPPPHQLRRVLARHEELSRAFQRSWPLIEASVVVADLWSVPAYLRRCAPWLTAGEVALLQRTDASAWTESDLPLLDAARQRLGDPAASRRRQQREATLAAERAERERVADELIAADDSEMMIMTMLRGQDFVNSLDDESGVVRADADLLAGPFAHIIVDEAQELTDAQWRMLLSRCPSRSFTIVGDRAQARHGFTESWEERLAGIGLRDVSLAALTINYRTPEEVMAAAEPVIRAAIPDANVPTSIRAAGVPVRYGPASERDAIVAEWLAAHAEGEGVACVIGDPSFGDSARVRSLDPEHVKGLEFDLVVVVDPDDFGGGIEGAVDRYVAMTRATQQLAILTS; the protein is encoded by the coding sequence ATGACACCCCTCACCACCAGCGCCTTCGACCTGCCCCCGAACCTCGCCGCCAAGGCGGACCCGGCTCTCATCGAGACCGACGAGCGCCACTTCGTCGCGATCGCCGAGAGCCTCGCGGAGACCCTCGCCGAGCTCTCCGAACGACTCGACGCCCTCCGTCTCCTGCCCGGCGGCAAGGGGCAGGCCGCCCTGGAACGCGACCTCGAGATCCACCGCGTGAGCGCACGCCTGCGGGCTCTGCGCCGCTTCAGCCTCGACCTGTGCCTCGGGCGCATCGTGCCCGAGGGCGGCGGAGAGCCCGTGTACATCGGACGCTTCGGGTTGACCGACAGCGCGGGGCGTCGCCTGCTGGTCGACTGGCGCGCGCCCGCGGCCGAGCCCTTCTTCGCGGCGACGCACGCCCACCCCCAGGGCCTGGCGAGCCGCCGGCGCTATCGCTGGGGAAGCGGCCGGGTGCGTGACTACTGGGACGAGGTGTTCACGCCGGCGGGCCTCGAGTCCCAAGCCGCGCTCGATGACCAGTCGGCCTTCATCGCGAGCCTCGGAGCCGACCGGTCGGCGCGCATGCGCGACGTGCTCGGCACGATCCAGGCCGACCAGGACGCGATCATCCGCGCGGGCTCCGAGGGCGCGCTCGTCGTCGACGGCGGGCCGGGTACTGGCAAGACGGTCGTGGCGCTGCACCGCGCCGCGTACCTCCTCTACGCCGACCCCCGCCTCGGCGAAGGGAGCGGCGGCGTGCTCTTCGTCGGACCGCACGAGCAGTACCTCGCCTACGTCTCGGACGTCCTGCCGAGCCTCGGCGAGGAGTCCGTGCAGACCTGCATGGTGCGCGATCTCGTGCGGGAGGGTGCGGCGGCGCGGCCCGAGGCCGACCCGGTCGTCGCTCGGCTCAAGGCCGATGCGCGCATGGTCGACGCCATCGAGCCGGCCGTGGCCCTCTACGAGGAGCCGCCGACGAAGGCCCTCGTGATCGAGACGCCGTGGACCGAGCTCGTTCTGACCCCGGACGACTGGGCTGAGGCGTTCGCCTCGCCGGAGCCCGGCACGCCGCACAACGAGGCGCGCGACCAGGTGTGGGAGACAGTGCTCGAGATCCTCGGCGACCAGGTGGGCGAACGGCTCGGCGACGACGACGCCCCGCCGCCGCACCAGCTGCGCCGTGTGCTCGCCCGCCACGAGGAGCTGTCCCGCGCCTTTCAGCGCTCGTGGCCGCTGATCGAGGCATCCGTCGTCGTCGCCGACCTGTGGTCGGTCCCCGCGTACCTGCGCCGCTGCGCTCCGTGGCTCACGGCCGGCGAGGTCGCGCTCCTGCAGCGGACGGATGCCTCGGCCTGGACCGAGTCGGACCTCCCGCTCCTAGACGCCGCCCGCCAGCGCCTGGGTGACCCGGCCGCCTCCCGGCGCCGGCAGCAGCGCGAGGCGACGCTCGCGGCCGAGCGGGCCGAGCGCGAGCGGGTCGCCGACGAGCTGATCGCCGCAGACGACTCCGAGATGATGATCATGACGATGCTGCGGGGGCAAGACTTCGTGAACTCGCTGGACGACGAGTCCGGGGTCGTGCGGGCCGACGCGGACCTGCTGGCGGGTCCGTTCGCGCACATCATCGTCGACGAGGCTCAGGAGCTGACCGATGCGCAGTGGCGGATGCTGCTGAGCCGCTGCCCGTCGCGCAGTTTCACGATCGTCGGCGACCGCGCGCAGGCGCGGCACGGCTTCACGGAGTCGTGGGAGGAGCGACTCGCCGGGATCGGACTGCGAGATGTCTCGCTGGCGGCGCTCACGATCAACTACCGCACTCCCGAAGAGGTCATGGCGGCGGCCGAGCCCGTCATCCGCGCTGCGATCCCCGATGCCAACGTGCCGACATCGATCCGTGCGGCGGGTGTGCCCGTCCGCTACGGGCCGGCGTCGGAGCGCGACGCGATCGTCGCGGAGTGGCTCGCCGCGCACGCCGAGGGCGAGGGGGTCGCGTGCGTCATCGGCGATCCGTCGTTCGGCGATTCGGCGCGCGTGCGCTCGCTCGACCCCGAGCACGTCAAGGGCCTCGAGTTCGATCTCGTGGTGGTCGTCGATCCCGACGACTTCGGCGGAGGGATCGAGGGCGCGGTCGACCGCTATGTCGCGATGACGCGGGCGACGCAGCAGCTCGCGATTCTCACGAGCTGA
- a CDS encoding MarR family transcriptional regulator encodes MAVRDDEVDLLIDAWSQRLPDVDLTPLDVMSRLRRVAARLARLRASAFRTAKLAAWEFDVLAALRRADPPHQLAPAQLIERTMTSSAGMSARLASLMERGLIERKRNPNDGRSILVRITDEGTTRVDLAMRELVRREEEALAELSPRDRATLIELLRVLMDDVPDAGDGEDAEPDVG; translated from the coding sequence ATGGCCGTGCGGGATGACGAGGTCGATCTGCTCATCGACGCGTGGTCGCAGCGGCTGCCCGACGTCGACCTCACGCCCCTCGACGTCATGTCGCGGCTGCGTCGCGTCGCGGCACGCCTCGCTCGCCTCCGCGCGAGCGCGTTCCGCACGGCGAAGCTCGCGGCATGGGAGTTCGACGTGCTCGCGGCCCTCCGCCGCGCCGATCCGCCGCACCAGCTCGCGCCGGCGCAGCTCATCGAGCGGACGATGACGAGCAGCGCCGGCATGTCCGCGCGGCTCGCAAGCCTCATGGAGCGCGGCCTCATCGAGCGCAAGCGCAACCCGAACGATGGGCGCAGCATCCTGGTCCGCATCACCGACGAGGGAACGACCCGGGTCGACCTCGCCATGCGCGAGCTCGTGCGACGCGAGGAGGAGGCGCTCGCCGAGCTGTCGCCCCGCGACCGCGCGACCCTGATCGAGCTGCTGCGCGTGCTGATGGACGACGTGCCCGACGCGGGCGACGGGGAGGACGCCGAGCCCGACGTGGGCTAG